One segment of Colius striatus isolate bColStr4 chromosome 23, bColStr4.1.hap1, whole genome shotgun sequence DNA contains the following:
- the RNF26 gene encoding E3 ubiquitin-protein ligase RNF26 — protein sequence MEPLLALLGALRLALDLLLLLLDINFLLVSSLVSALLWLLAAACALPAAASAAALACWDGLLGALARAGCGLAGLLRGCCCGGLEGLKLAGHLLSHLALRGRELLARGLCGLLGCGQAVGRQLGEGLAIGTSLLAYLLNSLLNVCLIGTQNLLALLAALWDSVAGPFLRATDLLAAFLAHVSSGAIAVPILLWSPCQLAFRLLASAAELFVSIFFVNIYGLGLLLLIIAVGAFVLNPGLLRALTGQALAYLNTLPSYHRLQRDVWRLYQVAVLTLGMAMTSQAWRRVVDWSLQVTNWSRGGRAVSNQRGAAVPGLRLPAAPGGVTLAGAGPLPATHEELLDVERVPQARPALSRSAVAGQRLQMPREEPSSSRGKAPRRQLLNTAAGDAEGTPDNDPWMLLKEQEERKKCVICQDQTKTVLLLPCRHLCLCQECTEVLLQQAIYQRNCPLCRQMILQTLNVYL from the coding sequence ATGGAgccgctgctggcgctgctggGCGCGCTGCGGCTCgccctggacctgctgctgctgctgctcgaCATCAACTTCTTGCTCGTGTCCTCGCTGGTGTCGgcgctgctgtggctgctggccGCGGCCTGcgcgctgcccgccgccgcctccgcggcCGCTCTGGCCTGCTGGGACGGGCTGCTGGGCGCGCTGGCCCGGGCGGGCTGCGGGCTGGCCGGGCTGCTGCGCGGCTGCTGCTGCGGCGGCCTGGAGGGGCTGAAGCTGGCCGGGCACCTGCTGTCGCACCTCGCGCTgcggggcagggagctgctggcgcGGGGGCTGTGCGGGCTGCTGGGCTGCGGCCAGGCCGTGGGCAGGCAGCTGGGCGAGGGGCTGGCCATCGGCACCAGCCTGCTGGCCTACCTGCTCAACAGCCTGCTCAACGTCTGCCTCATCGGCACGCAGAACCTCCTGGCGCTGCTGGCGGCCCTCTGGGACTCGGTGGCCGGCCCCTTCCTGAGGGCCACGGACCTGCTGGCTGCATTCCTGGCGCACGTCTCCAGTGGCGCCATCGCCGTGCCCATCCTGCTGTGGTCCCCCTGCCAGCTGGCCTTCCGGCTCCTGGCCTCTGCCGCCGAGCTCTTCGTCAGCATCTTCTTCGTCAACATCTACGGCCTGGGCTTGCTCCTGCTCATCATCGCTGTGGGAGCCTTTGTGCTCAACCCCGGGCTGCTGCGGGCGCTGACGGGCCAGGCACTGGCCTACCTGAACACGCTGCCTTCCTACCACCGCCTGCAGCGGGATGTCTGGCGGCTCTACCAGGTGGCGGTGCTGACACTGGGCATGGCCATGACCTCCCAGGCCTGGCGGCGCGTGGTGGACTGGAGTCTGCAGGTGACCAACTGGAGCCGAGGGGGCAGAGCAGTGAGCAACCAGCGAGGAGCGGCTGTGCCTGGCCTGAGGCTCCCCGCAGCCCCTGGCGGGGTGACGCTGGCGGGGGCTGGCCCGCTGCCAGCCACGCACGAGGAGCTGCTGGACGTGGAGCGGGTCCCGCAGGCACGTCCTGCTCTGAGCCGAAGTGCCGTGGCAGGGCAGCGTCTCCAGATGCCCAGGGAGGAACCCAGCAGCTCCCGGGGTAAAGCTCcgaggaggcagctgctgaacacagcagctggggatgctgagggcaCTCCGGATAACGACCCCTGGATGCTCCTGAAAGAACAAGAGGAACGGAAGAAGTGTGTCATCTGTCAAGACCAAACCAAGacagtcctgctgctgccctgcaggcACCTGTGCCTGTGCCAGGAGTGCACGGaagtcctgctgcagcaggccATCTACCAGCGCAACTGCCCTCTCTGCCGCCAGATGATCCTCCAGACACTCAACGTCTACTTGTGA